GTTATGGGTTTGCCATTCTTCATCTCGTATAGATCAACATGGTTTTGTGTAGGAGATAAATTGGATTGCGCACCGCCCATACTCGTTGGAACAAGAAAATCACTGATATAAGTTCCTATATAAGAACGGGGACTCCGCGGCCATATCCGGATATACTCCTTCGAAGTAGCCACCTGCAGCACATTCGCATAATCAGGCTCCAGCGCATATTTATTAAGATCAATAATAGCCTTCGCAGCATCGGCAGCCTTCTGCCACTTCGCAGCATCATTCGATGTATTATGAAGCGGGCTGGCATCAAGCATCAGCACCCTTGTCTTCAACGCCATAACCGCTGCTTTCGTAGCCCTGTTGGCCTGGGCAGCCGGGTTAGGCCAGTCATCATTGGTAGTAGGCAGTATAGCCATAGCCTCATCAAGATCCTTAAGTATCTGGGCTAACGTTTCCTCATAAGTATTACGCGGCAAGTCTTCAGCAGCCTGCGTAAACTCCTGCGGAGCTGTCATCACCAGCACGCCTCCGAAACGTTTGATTAATTCAAAATAGAAATAAGCGCGCAGGTATAATTGCTCTCCTTTGATATACGAAGCATTATACTCCGCAGTCCAGGGCGTTTTATCTATATTGGCAAGCATAATGTTTACATTACGGATCCCCTTGTACATCTGGGTATACACACCAGTAACATCCGATGCCGAATTATCCAGGAAAAGACCCTTATTCATCACAGCCACTTCGGCCTGTGCATTGTTCGCAATAGATTCGTCGGAGAACTGTGATGTCATTCCTTTATAACCACTCAGACGCCCATAATCACTGAGACTAAACGAATAACTGTTATCACCATAGCGGGAAGCCAGCAATGGATTCTGAAAAATCTCATCAAGCGTTGCCTGAACGCCAACATCACGTTGCAGAAAATCTTTTTTG
The Filimonas effusa genome window above contains:
- a CDS encoding RagB/SusD family nutrient uptake outer membrane protein; its protein translation is MKFLRFLPILAIVSYNTSCKKDFLQRDVGVQATLDEIFQNPLLASRYGDNSYSFSLSDYGRLSGYKGMTSQFSDESIANNAQAEVAVMNKGLFLDNSASDVTGVYTQMYKGIRNVNIMLANIDKTPWTAEYNASYIKGEQLYLRAYFYFELIKRFGGVLVMTAPQEFTQAAEDLPRNTYEETLAQILKDLDEAMAILPTTNDDWPNPAAQANRATKAAVMALKTRVLMLDASPLHNTSNDAAKWQKAADAAKAIIDLNKYALEPDYANVLQVATSKEYIRIWPRSPRSYIGTYISDFLVPTSMGGAQSNLSPTQNHVDLYEMKNGKPITDATSGYNPQAPYVNRDPRFYVNLLYNGVTWQGRAVQTWQTEPSSSGSITYGTDASSATNFTRTSYYLKRLWPETAKSGSTASALLNFVFYRYAEVLLNYAESLNEAVGPNSEVYGSVNAIRRRAGMPDLPEGLTKSQMRARIHNERAVEFAFEDMRWWDILRWKEGEAIVAQPMKGMKIIKKADGTFSYTVVELSSFQKVFQDRMYLYPIPQNEMNKTSGALIQNPGW